CTGGATGAACCCAAATCGGCTTCTCAGCCCCAGTGTCGGAAGTGCCATGTTTTCACGCACGCTAAACGGTAAAATCAACCCTTGCGATTTTCGGTCTTCCGTGACAAAAGCTAAACCGCTGTCAATGGCTTGCTTCGGCGTCTTGAAGCGAGTTCGCTTGCCGTTGAACTCAAACTCTCCTTCAACAATTCGATCAACGCCCGCAAATGCGCTTACAAGCTCGGTGCGCCCAGCGCCCATCAAGCCACCAAGTCCGACAATCTCGCCGGCTCTCACTTCCAACGTGGCCCGCTTGACTTTCGGCGTCTTGACATCAACCGCCTTCAGCAAGACTTGTCCAGGATTGGATGGGGTCTTCGGATACCTATCATCCACCGTGCGTCCGACCATCATCGACACCAATTCATTTTCATCCGCGGTCTTCATATCCCGGGTAGCGATAAACCGACCGTCTCTGAGAACCGAAACCTTGTCAGCAATTCGATACAACTCTTCCATCCGGTGAGAAATGTAGACAATACCGACACCGTTTTTCTTGAGCGACTCAATAATTTGAAACAATCGTTCCGTTTCACTTTCGGTCAATGCAGCTGTGGGCTCGTCCATCACCAAATACTTGACGTCTTGTAACAGAGCCTTGCCAATCTCCACCAATTGCTGCTCGCCGATACCCAGGTTCTTCACCAATTCGCTAGGATGGCGCTGCAAGTTGACTTGCTGCAAAATACTTTTGACCTTTTCGTTCAATTTGCCGCTTCGGATAAAGCCCGACTGCTTGTATTCCTCTTCGTTACCAATCAAAAAATTCTCTGCGATCGACAGATTCGGAAACAGGTTGAGCTCCTGGTGTATCATCCCAATCTGATGTTTTTTGGCGTCGTCGACACTTTTGATGTCGACCACCTGGTCATCAATGACGATTTCACCCGCATCAGCCTGATATTCACCCGTCAAGATTTTCATCAACGTCGACTTGCCGGCGCCATTTTCACCGAGCAACGCGACCACTTTTCCGCCTTCGACAATCAGTTCAACCTGTTCCAGGACGCGTACACCTGAAAACGATTTACTAATGCCGCGCATCATCAGCTTCCCCACACGAAACACCTCCTTAGAATACGACTCCCGCGTATAAAACGATGTTTGCGTAAGGCGTCCATTCACCGGTTCGCACGATAACGCTTACACTTTCGGTAATTTTTTTCAGCTCTTCGTGGGACACCAGCTCTACTGCATGTCCAACCTTTTCAACAATGGTGTCGTAGATTTCATGGCCTGACTGTCTTAGCTCATCTGCGACCACGGCCTTCTCCACTGCTAACTCACTCAAAATAACGGTGAGTACATCTATAAAGGACGGGAGGTTTTCGCGGATGGCCAAATCGACCATGCGAACCCCTTTCGGTACAGGCAGCCCGTAGTCCGAGATGACCAAGGATTGCCCATGTCCAAGCTCGGCAATGATCTTTGACAACTCACTGTTCAAGACGCCCTGTTTCTTCATGTTGTCACCTCAGTGTCAATATCATAACCCATGTGGAAACGTTACCACAACAGCATACAAAAAAACAATATGGAATTTCTATTTGGTCGATTTTCTCTCAACTAACTTGGCATCAAATTCTATTTTCATTTCCGATACGCGGTTCTTAAACAGCGAAAACGCAGCACGTCCCATTTCGTTTGCCGGTTGGCGAACCGTCGTCAACGAAGGCGAGGTGCATTTTGCCATGTCAATATCGTCATAACCCACTATCGACACGTCGTCGGGTACTCTAATACCAAGCTCATTCGCGGCCTGGATCACGCCAATGGCCATCATGTCGTTTCCGGCGAAGATGCCATCCGGCGGACAATCGCTTGTAAAGGCCTTCTTGGCAGCCTCATAACCGCCAGAAAACCGGAAGTTCCCCTGCAGTACAGTGGTCTCCAAGCCATGCTTCTTCATCGTTTTTAAATAGCCACTCAAGCGCGCTCTAGCGGAGGTGGATTTTCTCGGTCCGGTCACGTGCGCGATGCGTTTGCAGCCAATCGAAATCAGTTTCTCTGTGGCGATTCTGGCGCCCTTTTCGTGATCGACATAGATATAACTTTCATCGCTTGTCACCTTGCGATCGACAAACACACACGGTACTGGCGAAAGCGTGCGAATCAAATCGCGCTCTGGACTCCGGTTGCCAATGATAATGACACCCTCCACGCCCCTTCCTTTGAGCACGTTGAGATACATTTTTTCACGCTCGAGATCCCAGTTCGAATTGCACAAAATCACTGTAAATCCGCTCTCAATGGCCGCTTCCTCCGTGCCGCGTGCCACCTCAGCGAAAAATGGATTGGCTACATCCGGAAGCAGCAAGCCGATGGTCGACGTCTTCCCGCTGACTAAGCCACGCGCAATCGAACTCGGTTCGAAGTTCAATTCACTCATGGCATCGACAATTTTCTTCCGCGTTTTTTCCCCCACATAGCCGCTGTTGTTGATGACTCGGGACACTGTAGAAACCGAGACACCCGCGAGTTTCGCGACTTCTTTAATCGTGGTCGACATGACTGGATTCCCATCTTTCAAAATGAGGTAACGTTTCCACAGATGACTGCAAAAACTCTACAATCTCGCCGTGTTCTGGAATAGATGTCTGCGCGCCGGATCGGGTTACGGCAATTGCAGAAGCAGCAGAAGCGAACCGCAGGGACTCCATGGGATTCTCACCAGAAAAAACGCTCGCAAAAGCGCCAATAAACGTATCGCCAGCAGCTGTCGTATCGACTGCTTGTACCCGAAACGCCGGTACATGAACCGTCAATGCGTTATCTGCATACAAAGAGCCACTTGAACCGAGTGTCAAAATGACAGCCTTCGCTCCAAGCGTTACCAATTGCTTGGCGGCGTCCGCATAATCCGTATGTGTACTCAGCGGTTTCCCCAACACCACGCTCGCTTCGGTCTCATTGACCACGAGAATGTCAACCAACTGGAGAATATCCTTCGGAACGGCATGCGCTGGTGCCGGATTGTAGAACACCTTTGCAGACTTCTCGTGAGCAACCCGAATAGCTTCATAGCTGGACTCAAGCAAAATTTCATTTTGAACCAACAGGGCGTCAAAGTTCGCATTCCCCAGCGCAGTTCGGACATCGTCAGGCGTTACCTTACCATTCGCGCCTTCCGACAAAATGATATTGTTCTCTCCCTCGTCATTCACCGTGATGAATGCCAATCCCGACGTGCCTTCCTTCTCAAGGATCTTCGAGGTATCAATTCCATCGCGCGCAATTGACGCGATAAGTTCTTTTCCAAACCCATCTGTACCAACAGCACCTACCATTTGAACTGAGGCGCCCGCCCGTGCTGCGGCGACTGCCTGGTTCGCGCCTTTTCCGCCAGGAATATAACTCGTCCCTTTTCCCTTAATCGTCTCACCTGGGAGCGGATGGTGACTCACGCGGTTCACAACATCCATATTCATACTGCCAACCACAACGATGTTCAATCTATCACTCCTAGTCTCTTTATTCTTCATAACCCTAACTTTAATTAAATTTAACACAAGGAGCCATAAAGTATAGGCTTACATTTTGTGGACAAGTTCAACGCAATTTGTGCAGATGGCATAAAGCGCTCCCTATCAACATTATAACGGAATTAGGCAAATACTTGAAACGAAATATGAAACAACCGCAAAAAATGTATCTGCTTACAGCACGGTAGTTGTCGCTGATGTCGCTTTACATTTACTCAATAAACTGAAACGCTGACAAACCCGCGCGTCGTGGCATGACCATAAAAGCCCCACGCTTCACCAGCGTGAGGCTACACGTACGTACACCGTAAATTAAACGTTAACGCGCTTCTGCAGGCGCGCAATGGCGTCATTCGCTTCTCGCAACACAATGTCCTTATCGACGGTGTGTAAGCGCCTGTCCTCCATCAACACCTTGCCGTCCACCATCGTCATCACGACATCTGAGCGCGTAGCGGAATACACCACGCGAGAAATCGGATCGACATCGAACGACGGATACACGTGAAAATCATTCAGATCTAGCATGATGATATCCGCCTTTTTGCCCACCTCAATGCTGCCAATGGTGTCCTCCTGTCCGATGATTTCGGCACCCCCCATCGTCGCCATGCGCAGGACCGTCCGCGCATTCATCGCGGTGGGACCGTAGATTGGTTTTTGAATGAGGGCACATAAGCGCATCTCTTGAAACATATCCAAATTGTTGTTACAAGGGGCACCGTCGGCACCGAGGCCCACGTGGCAGTGCGCGTCCAACAACTGCGGAATTTCGGCAATACCGGAGGCGAGCTTTAAATTCGATCCGGGGCAATGCGTCACTTTCACCCCTCGCGTTCGGATGATCTCCTTCTCCTCATCGTCGAGCCAAATACAATGCGCTAAAATTAAGCGCTCATTGGCAAGCCCTAGATGATTGAGGTAGACGACATTCCGCATCCCTCGTTGCGCTTCGACCAATGCGATTTCACCGCGGTTCTCAGAAGCATGCGTGTGGACGTGGACGTGATACTGATTCGAAAGATCGCGCACTTGAACGAGTAAATCCTCCGTGCAGGACACCACGAAACGAGGACAAAATGCGTACTGAATACGGCCATTCGCGCGATTGTGCCATTTCTCAAGGAGCTGAACGCTCTCGTCCAAAGAGTCACTTGTGTTTTCCAACAAACCGCTCGGGACATCGTCGCCGTAGTCCATCATCACTTTGCCGGATACGGCGCGAATTCCCGACTGCTCGATAGCTTGAAAGGCGTGATCCGTATGATGTACGGTCTCCATGTCGACGATGGTCGTGGTTCCACTTTGAATCAACTCGCCGATACCAAGCATGGCAGAGTAGTAAATGGAATCGCTGTCGTGTGCGGCCTCCAGCGGCCAAATGCGCAACTTGAGCCAGTCCAACAACTCCAAATCGTCTGCTCGACCGCGAAACAGCGTCTGGCATAAGTGGATATGTGTCTGTACAAATCCCGGTAAAACAGTCTTGCGGCGTGCATCAATGATTTTATCGACCGGTATGTCACCCAGCGTGCCAATCGCCGTAATCCGGTCGTCCTCAACCAAAATATCCCCGTAAACAATGTCATCTGACTTGTTCATGGTGATAATTTCGGCGTTTTGTATGAGCGTCTTCAGCAAAATCCCTCCCGTGTAGGGCTGTGGAATATCATCGGCCCGGCACGGATGTCTTAATAAGACATCCGCTCATCCTCGGGCGCCAATAAGACATGAAAACTGCGCTAATTCTAGGTTTTTCACCATTATCGGGTAGCTTTTAGTTAGATAAGGCATTTTATGTGTCTTAAATCTGCCGAACCTATCAAAAATCCAGAAATAGCGCAGATATCATGCCTTATCTCGCTCATGTGACTTATCTAGCTCATGCGCCCCATCGGCCCCGGTGCCGAAACCCGCCCAGGTGCCTTACACGCGCTTCGGCAATATCGCATCAACCACGTCAGCTACCCCAACAAGCCCCACAACCGTCAAAAAGATCTTCTGGATGCCCTTGTGCGCGTCCGTCGGATCGAAAAACTCCTCTAGGGTGTGCAGGCCCCCGCTGATACCGCCGCCACCAAGCGTGACGGCAGGAATCCTTAGGCTGATAGGGACATTCGAATCCGTGCTCGCCGCGTCGTCCAAAATCGCATCGTCACCCAACGCCAGACTTGCGGCCAACGACGCCTGAACAATTGGCGCATCTGCCGATTGGGCACCGCCAGGCCTATCCCCAATGCGTTCCACGTGCACTTGGATATCACGAGCGCCCCAGCGTTCGTTCTCCAATACCGCCGCTTGCTCGATTAACTGAAGAACTTGTTCTTCCAGTCGGGCAAGCTCTTCCTGTGACGACGAGCGCATGTCCACCAACATCGTGGCAGTCGCCGCAATCGTATTCACCGATGTTCCGCCACTGATTTCGCCAACCGTGAACGTCGTCTTTGGATCCGCCGGCACCTTCACCTCAGCAATCATCGCAATCGCGCGCCCAAGCGCGTGAATGGCACTCGGTATCCCAAAATCGCCATAGCTATGGCCGCCCTTGCCTTGATATGTCACACGGTACCGTCGACTGCCCGTCGCCAAATAAGTGGTACGCGACGGTTCACCCGGCTCAATCGAAATAAAGCCGTCAATGTCCGCATGGTGGCGGAAGAATGCCTTTGCCCCGCGCAGATCGCCGACGCCCTCTTCCCCGACCGTCGCGCCGAAAATCAAATCACCTTGTGTCTGAATCCCTGCGTGGTTCAGTGCTCGTAAAATCGCCAACACCCCAGCTAATCCGCGACCGTTGTCGGAAATCCCTGGCGCATAATACCTGCCGTCCCGCTCGCGCGCAACCGTATCAGTACCCGCTGGAAACACCGTATCCAAGTGGGATGAAACAAAGAGTACCGGTCCATCACCGACACCTGGTCGTCGGCCGAACACGTTCCCCTCCTCGTCTATCGTCACGTCGACAAGCCCGAGTTCTTCCAGTCTGCGCTTGTAGTCCCGCCCGCGTTCATCCTCCTGAAAGGAAGGCGCCGGAATAGCTGTGATAGCAATTTGCTCCTGTAGCGTATTCTCGCTATCAGCTTCAATAAACGACAGCGCCTGCTGAATGGATGATTGCGACAACAATACGTCAAAGCGGTCTGTGATGGTCTGCGACAAATCATTCTTGCTCAACGATGATGAAGATACTTGCTGGTTTGTTGACAAAATCATTCCTCCAAGGGGCTAAATAATTCCCAAGTTTAAAGATTAAGAAAAAAGAGACTTGGTTGCACCGCGATTCACATAACAAATCGAAACCAGTGTACCACATCTGTGTGTGCGACGAGCGGCAGAGGGCATCATCAACGGATGATGATGCCCTCACAGATGCTCTTTTACTGCGCCAAATAACCTCCGTCAATCACAACCGCTTGCCCGGTAATACCGCGCCCCATATCTGAAGCCAAAAACAAGGCATAGTCGGCAATTTCTTTGGTCGTCAGCAATCGCTTCTGAGGAACGAGTGGATAGATCACTTCTTCCAGCGCGTTTTGCTCAGAGACGCCACGCGCTTTTGCCAAATCTGCCAGTTGGTTACGCACCAAGGGCGTGTCAACATAGCCGGGACAAAGCGCATTGACGGTGATGCCGTAGGATGCGCCCTCGAGTGCAGCGACTTTGGTTAAGCCAATGACGCCATGCTTCGCCGAATTATAGGCGGCTTTACCAGCAAAGCCAATGAGACCGTTGACGGAAGCGACGTTTAAAATGCGGCCGTGTCCCTGCCGCTTCATGTGCGGAAACACATATTTCGTGGAAATAAACGGCCCCACCAGCATCAGCCGAATCAGCTGCTCGAACTTGGCCACCGGAAAGTCCTCTATGCGCGCGACATGTTGCATGCCAGCGTTGTTGACAAGGATGTCGATCCCGCCGCACCGCTCCACAGTAAATGACAATAGGCGCTGTATTGCGTCTTCGTCACCTGCGTCAGCAGCACAGGCTACCGCCTTGTATCCTGACTGACAGAGGGTGTTGGCGACGGCCTCTGCCGACTCTAGTCGAATATCCGAAATGACGACGTGGGCACCTGCCGCCGCAAAGCCCTCGGCGATAGCACGGCCGATGCCGCTGGCAGCGCCAGTGACGATGGCGGTTTTTCCTGTAAAGTCCCAATTCTCCTTTTGCACACGCATCGTCTCCTATGCAAATGCGTCGTAAACTACATCGTCCGCAACGACGAACGAAGGTTCAGTGGCCTGCTCTACGTCACTGAGCGTGTAGCCCGCCGCC
Above is a genomic segment from Alicyclobacillus acidoterrestris containing:
- the rbsD gene encoding D-ribose pyranase produces the protein MKKQGVLNSELSKIIAELGHGQSLVISDYGLPVPKGVRMVDLAIRENLPSFIDVLTVILSELAVEKAVVADELRQSGHEIYDTIVEKVGHAVELVSHEELKKITESVSVIVRTGEWTPYANIVLYAGVVF
- a CDS encoding 5'-deoxyadenosine deaminase, with protein sequence MLKTLIQNAEIITMNKSDDIVYGDILVEDDRITAIGTLGDIPVDKIIDARRKTVLPGFVQTHIHLCQTLFRGRADDLELLDWLKLRIWPLEAAHDSDSIYYSAMLGIGELIQSGTTTIVDMETVHHTDHAFQAIEQSGIRAVSGKVMMDYGDDVPSGLLENTSDSLDESVQLLEKWHNRANGRIQYAFCPRFVVSCTEDLLVQVRDLSNQYHVHVHTHASENRGEIALVEAQRGMRNVVYLNHLGLANERLILAHCIWLDDEEKEIIRTRGVKVTHCPGSNLKLASGIAEIPQLLDAHCHVGLGADGAPCNNNLDMFQEMRLCALIQKPIYGPTAMNARTVLRMATMGGAEIIGQEDTIGSIEVGKKADIIMLDLNDFHVYPSFDVDPISRVVYSATRSDVVMTMVDGKVLMEDRRLHTVDKDIVLREANDAIARLQKRVNV
- the rbsK gene encoding ribokinase → MNIVVVGSMNMDVVNRVSHHPLPGETIKGKGTSYIPGGKGANQAVAAARAGASVQMVGAVGTDGFGKELIASIARDGIDTSKILEKEGTSGLAFITVNDEGENNIILSEGANGKVTPDDVRTALGNANFDALLVQNEILLESSYEAIRVAHEKSAKVFYNPAPAHAVPKDILQLVDILVVNETEASVVLGKPLSTHTDYADAAKQLVTLGAKAVILTLGSSGSLYADNALTVHVPAFRVQAVDTTAAGDTFIGAFASVFSGENPMESLRFASAASAIAVTRSGAQTSIPEHGEIVEFLQSSVETLPHFERWESSHVDHD
- a CDS encoding LacI family DNA-binding transcriptional regulator, with translation MSTTIKEVAKLAGVSVSTVSRVINNSGYVGEKTRKKIVDAMSELNFEPSSIARGLVSGKTSTIGLLLPDVANPFFAEVARGTEEAAIESGFTVILCNSNWDLEREKMYLNVLKGRGVEGVIIIGNRSPERDLIRTLSPVPCVFVDRKVTSDESYIYVDHEKGARIATEKLISIGCKRIAHVTGPRKSTSARARLSGYLKTMKKHGLETTVLQGNFRFSGGYEAAKKAFTSDCPPDGIFAGNDMMAIGVIQAANELGIRVPDDVSIVGYDDIDMAKCTSPSLTTVRQPANEMGRAAFSLFKNRVSEMKIEFDAKLVERKSTK
- a CDS encoding sugar ABC transporter ATP-binding protein produces the protein MGKLMMRGISKSFSGVRVLEQVELIVEGGKVVALLGENGAGKSTLMKILTGEYQADAGEIVIDDQVVDIKSVDDAKKHQIGMIHQELNLFPNLSIAENFLIGNEEEYKQSGFIRSGKLNEKVKSILQQVNLQRHPSELVKNLGIGEQQLVEIGKALLQDVKYLVMDEPTAALTESETERLFQIIESLKKNGVGIVYISHRMEELYRIADKVSVLRDGRFIATRDMKTADENELVSMMVGRTVDDRYPKTPSNPGQVLLKAVDVKTPKVKRATLEVRAGEIVGLGGLMGAGRTELVSAFAGVDRIVEGEFEFNGKRTRFKTPKQAIDSGLAFVTEDRKSQGLILPFSVRENMALPTLGLRSRFGFIQNRQERDFTSEVVNKMRIKVASIDQPAGSLSGGNQQKIVIGKWMAQDPVLLILDEPTRGIDVGAKQEIYELMNAFKSQGRGILMISSDLPELMGICDRIYVMHAGEVMGEIKGEEMNNENFMKLATGRKLS
- a CDS encoding M20/M25/M40 family metallo-hydrolase translates to MSTNQQVSSSSLSKNDLSQTITDRFDVLLSQSSIQQALSFIEADSENTLQEQIAITAIPAPSFQEDERGRDYKRRLEELGLVDVTIDEEGNVFGRRPGVGDGPVLFVSSHLDTVFPAGTDTVARERDGRYYAPGISDNGRGLAGVLAILRALNHAGIQTQGDLIFGATVGEEGVGDLRGAKAFFRHHADIDGFISIEPGEPSRTTYLATGSRRYRVTYQGKGGHSYGDFGIPSAIHALGRAIAMIAEVKVPADPKTTFTVGEISGGTSVNTIAATATMLVDMRSSSQEELARLEEQVLQLIEQAAVLENERWGARDIQVHVERIGDRPGGAQSADAPIVQASLAASLALGDDAILDDAASTDSNVPISLRIPAVTLGGGGISGGLHTLEEFFDPTDAHKGIQKIFLTVVGLVGVADVVDAILPKRV
- a CDS encoding 3-hydroxybutyrate dehydrogenase, whose amino-acid sequence is MQKENWDFTGKTAIVTGAASGIGRAIAEGFAAAGAHVVISDIRLESAEAVANTLCQSGYKAVACAADAGDEDAIQRLLSFTVERCGGIDILVNNAGMQHVARIEDFPVAKFEQLIRLMLVGPFISTKYVFPHMKRQGHGRILNVASVNGLIGFAGKAAYNSAKHGVIGLTKVAALEGASYGITVNALCPGYVDTPLVRNQLADLAKARGVSEQNALEEVIYPLVPQKRLLTTKEIADYALFLASDMGRGITGQAVVIDGGYLAQ